Proteins encoded within one genomic window of Pseudomonas cannabina:
- a CDS encoding carboxyl transferase domain-containing protein, with protein MAILHTRINPRSDEFSRNRAALLLQVEDLRSQLNNVQQGGGPKAQERHTSRGKLLPRERINRLLDTGSPFLEIGQLAAHEVYGEDVPAAGVIAGIGRVEGVECMIIANDATVKGGSYYPLTVKKHLRAQTIAQQNRLPCIYLVDSGGANLPRQDEVFPDREHFGRIFFNQANMSAQGIAQIAVVMGSCTAGGAYVPAMADEAIMVRQQATIFLAGPPLVKAATGEVVSAEDLGGADVHCRTSGVADHYADSDEHALALARRSVANLNWRKQGQLNVITPTAPLYASDELYGIIPTDIKQPSDVREVIARLVDGSVLDEFKALFGTTLVCGFAHLHGYPIAILANNGILFAEAAQKGAHFIELACQRGIPLLFLQNITGFMVGQKYEAGGIAKHGAKLVTAVACAKVPKFTVIIGGSFGAGNYGMCGRAYDPRFLWMWPNARIGVMGGEQAAGVLVQVKCEQAERAGQAFSAQQQAELKQPILDQYEHQGHPYYSSARLWDDGVIDPAQTRDLLALAISASLNAPIEPTTFGLFRM; from the coding sequence ATGGCCATCCTGCACACCCGAATCAACCCGCGCTCCGACGAATTCTCGCGCAACCGCGCGGCGTTGCTATTGCAAGTCGAAGACTTGCGCAGCCAACTGAACAACGTCCAGCAAGGCGGCGGGCCAAAAGCCCAGGAACGTCATACCTCGCGCGGCAAGCTGCTGCCACGTGAGCGCATCAACCGCCTGCTGGACACCGGCTCGCCGTTCCTGGAAATCGGTCAACTGGCTGCGCACGAGGTGTATGGTGAAGACGTCCCGGCGGCCGGTGTGATTGCCGGCATTGGTCGGGTGGAAGGCGTCGAATGCATGATCATCGCCAATGACGCCACGGTGAAAGGCGGCTCCTACTACCCGCTGACCGTCAAAAAGCATCTGCGGGCGCAGACCATCGCCCAACAGAATCGCCTGCCATGCATTTATCTGGTGGATTCCGGCGGTGCCAACCTGCCGCGTCAGGACGAAGTGTTCCCGGATCGTGAACACTTCGGGCGGATCTTCTTCAATCAGGCCAACATGAGCGCTCAGGGCATTGCGCAGATTGCCGTGGTCATGGGCTCTTGCACCGCGGGTGGAGCTTATGTTCCGGCCATGGCCGACGAAGCGATCATGGTGCGCCAGCAAGCGACCATTTTTCTGGCTGGCCCGCCGCTGGTGAAAGCCGCCACGGGCGAAGTGGTGAGTGCCGAGGACCTCGGCGGTGCCGACGTGCATTGCCGCACGTCCGGGGTGGCCGATCACTATGCCGACAGCGACGAACACGCGTTGGCACTGGCACGGCGCAGTGTTGCCAACCTCAACTGGCGCAAGCAGGGTCAGTTGAACGTCATCACGCCCACCGCCCCGTTATACGCCAGTGACGAGCTGTACGGCATCATCCCGACCGACATCAAGCAACCGTCTGACGTGCGTGAAGTCATCGCCCGGCTGGTCGACGGGTCGGTGCTCGATGAATTCAAGGCGCTGTTCGGCACCACGCTGGTCTGCGGCTTCGCTCATCTGCACGGTTACCCGATAGCCATTCTGGCCAATAACGGCATTCTGTTTGCCGAGGCCGCCCAGAAAGGCGCGCATTTCATCGAACTGGCCTGCCAGCGCGGCATTCCGCTGCTGTTTCTGCAGAACATCACCGGTTTCATGGTCGGCCAGAAGTACGAAGCAGGCGGCATCGCCAAGCATGGCGCCAAACTGGTCACCGCCGTGGCCTGCGCCAAGGTGCCGAAATTCACAGTGATCATTGGCGGCAGTTTCGGCGCCGGTAACTACGGCATGTGTGGCCGCGCCTACGATCCGCGTTTTCTGTGGATGTGGCCCAACGCGCGCATCGGCGTGATGGGCGGCGAACAGGCCGCAGGCGTACTGGTGCAGGTCAAGTGCGAACAGGCTGAACGTGCCGGACAGGCATTCAGTGCGCAACAGCAGGCCGAGCTGAAACAGCCGATTCTCGATCAGTATGAACACCAGGGTCATCCGTATTACTCCAGCGCCCGTCTGTGGGACGACGGCGTCATCGACCCGGCACAGACCCGCGACCTCCTTGCGCTGGCTATCTCCGCCTCGCTCAACGCGCCCATCGAGCCGACGACCTTCGGCCTGTTCCGCATGTAA
- a CDS encoding gamma-carboxygeranoyl-CoA hydratase has product MTMTSFATLELIDDPRGFATLWLNRPDKNNAFNAQMIRELIIALDQLQADTRLRFLVLRGRGRHFSAGADLAWMQQAADLDYNTNLDDARELAELMYNLARLKLPTLAVVQGAAFGGALGLISCCDMAIAGEDAQFCLSEVRIGLAPAVISPFVVQAIGERAARRYALTAERFDGQRAQQIGLIAECYASAELEAKTTEWIDNLLLNSPQAMRVSKELLREVGSGELTPALRRYCESAISRIRTSAEGQEGLRAFLQKRAPGWQRAPDEQASERPAPTEPHKDSQS; this is encoded by the coding sequence ATAACCATGACCTCATTCGCTACCCTGGAACTGATTGACGATCCGCGAGGCTTCGCCACGCTCTGGCTGAATCGCCCGGACAAGAACAATGCGTTCAACGCGCAAATGATTCGCGAGCTGATCATTGCCCTGGATCAGCTGCAGGCCGATACCCGCCTGCGTTTTCTGGTGCTGCGTGGCCGCGGCCGGCATTTCAGCGCAGGCGCCGACCTGGCCTGGATGCAGCAGGCCGCCGATCTGGACTACAACACCAATCTGGACGATGCACGGGAGCTGGCCGAGTTGATGTACAACCTCGCCAGACTGAAACTCCCGACGCTGGCCGTGGTGCAGGGTGCAGCCTTTGGCGGCGCGCTGGGCCTGATCAGTTGTTGCGACATGGCCATCGCTGGTGAAGATGCGCAGTTCTGCCTCTCTGAAGTACGTATCGGCCTCGCCCCGGCGGTCATCAGCCCGTTCGTGGTGCAGGCCATTGGTGAGCGTGCGGCACGTCGCTATGCGCTGACCGCCGAACGCTTCGACGGCCAGCGTGCGCAGCAGATCGGCCTGATCGCCGAGTGCTATGCAAGCGCGGAACTGGAAGCCAAAACGACCGAATGGATCGATAACCTGCTGCTCAACAGCCCGCAGGCCATGCGTGTCAGCAAGGAATTGCTTCGTGAAGTGGGCAGTGGCGAGTTGACGCCTGCGCTGCGTCGTTACTGTGAAAGCGCCATATCCCGCATCCGCACCAGCGCCGAAGGCCAAGAAGGCCTGCGCGCTTTTCTGCAGAAGCGTGCGCCGGGCTGGCAGCGTGCGCCTGACGAACAGGCCAGCGAGCGCCCTGCCCCGACCGAACCCCACAAGGACTCGCAATCATGA
- a CDS encoding isovaleryl-CoA dehydrogenase, which yields MSYLSLNFALGETIDMLRDQLQSFVAAELSPRAAQIDRDNLFPADMWRKLGEMGVLGITVSEEYGGAGLGYLAHVVAMEEISRGSASVALSYGAHSNLCVNQINRNGNPEQKARYLPRLVSGEHVGALAMSEPNAGSDVVSMKLRADKRGDRYILNGSKTWITNGPDADTYVIYAKTDLAKAAHGISAFIVERDWKGFSRGSKFDKLGMRGSNTCELFFDDVEVPEENLLGALDGGVRVLMSGLDYERVVLSGGPTGIMQACMDVVVPYIHDRKQFGQSIGEFQLIQGKVADMYTQLNASRAYLYAVAQACDRGETTRTDAAGVILYSAERATQMALDAIQILGGNGYINEFPAGRLLRDAKLYEIGAGTSEIRRMLIGRELFNETR from the coding sequence ATGAGTTACCTCAGCCTGAACTTCGCCCTGGGCGAAACCATCGACATGCTCCGCGATCAGTTGCAATCATTCGTGGCCGCAGAGCTCTCCCCCCGTGCTGCGCAGATCGACAGGGATAATCTGTTTCCGGCCGACATGTGGCGCAAACTCGGTGAGATGGGCGTGCTGGGCATCACTGTCAGCGAAGAATACGGCGGCGCGGGCCTCGGGTATCTGGCGCATGTGGTCGCCATGGAAGAGATCAGTCGTGGCTCAGCATCGGTGGCGCTGTCCTACGGCGCGCATTCCAATCTGTGCGTCAACCAGATCAACCGTAACGGCAACCCCGAGCAGAAAGCCCGTTACCTGCCCCGGCTGGTCAGCGGCGAGCACGTTGGCGCGCTGGCAATGAGCGAACCCAATGCCGGCTCGGACGTGGTGTCGATGAAGCTGCGGGCAGACAAGCGCGGTGACCGTTACATTCTCAACGGCAGCAAAACCTGGATTACCAATGGTCCGGATGCCGACACTTATGTGATCTACGCCAAGACCGACCTGGCGAAAGCCGCGCATGGCATCAGTGCGTTTATCGTCGAGCGCGACTGGAAAGGCTTCTCGCGCGGCAGCAAGTTCGACAAGCTCGGCATGCGCGGCTCCAATACCTGCGAACTGTTTTTCGACGATGTCGAAGTGCCAGAAGAGAACCTGCTGGGCGCACTCGACGGTGGCGTTCGCGTGTTGATGAGCGGCCTGGATTACGAGCGTGTGGTCCTCTCCGGCGGGCCAACCGGCATCATGCAGGCCTGCATGGACGTGGTGGTTCCGTACATTCACGACCGCAAACAGTTTGGCCAGAGCATCGGTGAGTTTCAGCTGATTCAGGGCAAGGTTGCCGACATGTACACCCAGCTCAACGCCAGCCGGGCTTATCTGTACGCGGTTGCTCAGGCTTGCGATCGGGGCGAAACCACCCGCACGGACGCCGCAGGCGTGATCCTGTACAGCGCCGAGCGGGCGACCCAGATGGCACTGGACGCGATCCAGATTCTTGGCGGCAATGGCTACATCAACGAGTTTCCGGCCGGTCGACTGTTACGCGACGCCAAGCTGTACGAAATCGGTGCAGGCACCAGCGAAATCCGGCGCATGCTCATCGGTCGCGAACTGTTTAACGAAACCCGTTGA
- a CDS encoding MerR family transcriptional regulator — protein sequence MSSHTYSISELARELDITTRAIRFYEEQGMLSPERKGLERIYSARDKVTLKLILRGKRIGFSLAECKELISLYDPSGGNQKQLQTMLGKITERRAQLEQQLLDIQQMQLELDTAEERCRAELDKTAATPT from the coding sequence ATGAGCAGTCACACCTACAGCATTTCCGAGCTCGCCCGCGAGCTTGACATCACTACCCGCGCCATCCGTTTCTATGAAGAGCAAGGCATGCTCAGCCCTGAGCGCAAGGGGCTGGAGCGCATCTACTCGGCGCGCGACAAAGTCACTCTGAAACTGATCCTGCGCGGCAAGCGGATCGGCTTCTCGCTGGCCGAATGCAAAGAGCTGATTTCGCTGTACGACCCAAGCGGCGGCAATCAAAAACAATTGCAGACCATGCTCGGCAAGATCACCGAGCGTCGTGCACAGCTGGAACAGCAACTGCTGGACATCCAGCAGATGCAGCTGGAACTGGACACCGCCGAAGAGCGCTGCCGCGCCGAACTCGATAAAACCGCTGCCACGCCAACCTGA
- a CDS encoding hydroxymethylglutaryl-CoA lyase: protein MSLPQKVNIVEVGPRDGLQNEALPISIEDKVRLVDDLSAAGLGHIEAGSFVSSRWVPQMAGSAQVLAQIQRREDVIYSALTPNLRGFEDALAAGAGEVAVFAAASEAFSQRNLNCSISESLERFAPIMAAARLHGLRVRGYVSCVLGCPYEGNVSPEQVASVANELHAMGCYEISLGDTIGIGTPGAARALFNAVAAHIPRSKLAGHFHDTYGQALVNIYAGLEEGIQVFDSSVAGLGGCPYAKGASGNVATEDVLYMLRGLGIETGVDLDQVISAGQRICEVLGRDNGSRVAKARLSA, encoded by the coding sequence ATGTCTCTCCCGCAAAAAGTGAATATCGTTGAAGTCGGCCCGCGTGACGGCCTGCAGAATGAAGCACTGCCGATCAGCATCGAGGACAAGGTGCGCCTGGTCGACGACTTGAGCGCAGCCGGGCTTGGCCACATTGAAGCCGGCAGTTTCGTGTCGTCTCGATGGGTGCCACAGATGGCAGGCTCGGCCCAGGTGTTGGCGCAAATCCAACGCCGCGAAGACGTGATTTACTCGGCCCTGACGCCGAATCTGCGCGGGTTCGAAGACGCGCTGGCGGCCGGCGCCGGAGAAGTTGCAGTGTTCGCGGCGGCAAGCGAAGCCTTCTCTCAACGCAACCTGAACTGCTCGATCAGCGAAAGCCTGGAGCGCTTCGCACCGATCATGGCAGCGGCGCGTCTGCATGGCTTGCGGGTCAGGGGTTATGTGTCCTGCGTGTTGGGCTGCCCGTATGAGGGCAATGTCTCCCCCGAACAGGTCGCCTCAGTGGCCAACGAACTGCATGCGATGGGCTGCTACGAAATCTCGCTGGGTGACACCATCGGCATCGGCACGCCCGGTGCTGCCCGCGCCCTGTTCAATGCAGTCGCGGCACACATCCCTCGCAGCAAGCTGGCCGGACATTTTCACGATACTTACGGCCAGGCGCTGGTGAATATCTATGCCGGTCTCGAAGAAGGCATCCAGGTTTTCGACAGCTCTGTCGCAGGCCTCGGCGGTTGCCCGTATGCCAAAGGCGCAAGCGGCAATGTCGCCACCGAAGACGTGCTGTACATGCTGCGCGGGCTGGGTATCGAGACAGGCGTCGATCTCGATCAGGTCATCTCGGCCGGTCAGCGTATTTGCGAGGTGCTGGGGCGCGACAATGGTTCGCGTGTGGCCAAAGCGCGGCTGTCAGCCTGA